The proteins below come from a single Cannabis sativa cultivar Pink pepper isolate KNU-18-1 chromosome 3, ASM2916894v1, whole genome shotgun sequence genomic window:
- the LOC115709643 gene encoding uncharacterized protein LOC115709643 isoform X1, which yields MPGPGPHLMYAMSSGLGLTTLSNGRFTPHHTLTYTINAFFGPDIGSFSEWLSSTVGIGFGSALADAIHHPFYYVLILGLPLSFFYSWLSRFFIQKGVLHSISGVPLSKRQCLLLVSAGSLSHFFLDHLFEENGHTTMYTWILSTGWWKNRAPNNPDAIVIVGFLCTCLIGGFIYINRYFLFNFHIEFSFCFPILIMVLDICVSIPLLRRVKPFNAIKQQSNQSVKLILAVASLYCLWCFSQIYWVNPRRAAVGEEADLGVLVFLATFFFLPHYFCISSMHTKDLEAEQIPL from the exons ATGCCGGGCCCCGGTCCGCACCTAATGTACGCCATGAGCTCGGGACTGGGCTTGACTACCCTCTCCAATGGCCGGTTTACTCCACACCATACCTTAACGTACACCATTAACGCCTTTTTTGGTCCGGACATCGGCTCCTTCTCCGAGTGGCTCAGCTCCACCGTTGGCATCGGCTTCGGTTCGGCCCTCGCCGATGCCATACATCACCCCTTCTATTACGTCCTCATCCTTGGTcttcctctttctttcttctactCTTGGCTCTCCAGATTTTTTATCCAAAAGGGTGTCCTTCATTCAATTTCTGGG GTACCCCTTTCTAAAAGGCAATGTTTGCTTTTGGTGTCAGCTGGTTCTTTATCCCATTTTTTCTTAGATCACTTGTTTGAG GAAAATGGACACACAACTATGTATACTTGGATATTAAGCACTGGTTGGTGGAAGAACCGAGCACCTAATAACCCAGATGCTATTGTTATAGTTGGTTTTTTATGTACTTGCCTAATCGGTGGCTTCATCTACATCAATAGGtatttcctttttaattttcatatcgAGTTTAGTTTTTGTTTTCCCATTCTTATTATGGTTCTTGACATTTGTGTTTCAATTCCTTTGTTACGCAGAGTTAAACCCTTCAACGCaataaaacaacaatcaaaccaGTCTGTGAAACTTATTCTTGCTGTAGCTAGCTTGTACTGTTTATGGTGTTTTAGCCAGATATACTGGGTAAATCCTCGCCGAGCCGCAGTTGGTGAAGAGGCTGATCTTGGAGTTCTTGTGTTCTTAGCCACATTTTTCTTTCTTCCTCACTACTTCTGTATATCGTCAATGCACACAAAAGATCTTGAAGCAGAGCAAATCCCTTTATAG
- the LOC115709631 gene encoding probable cyclic nucleotide-gated ion channel 16, which translates to MLSSRPYTATAAATVISSSSSKFRHFVRPPLQPLSTLRKKIPWWNQILDPGSEVVAKWNHVFLVTCLIAMFIDPLYFYLPVIGGPVCMEIDLGLGILVTFFRTVADTFYFLHIVMKFRTAFVAPSSRVFGRGELVTDPWAIAVRYLKSDFFIDLAASLPLPQIMIWFVIPAVKNPTAAHANHTLSLIVLVQYVPRFFLIFPLNQRIIKTTGAIAKTAWAGAAYNLLLYNLASHVVGACWYVLSIQRQYQCWKQECDKEINFTHSPSCQPKFLDCKNMGDPERRFWLQRTQVLSSCDALNDANNFEFGMFADAFTSEIASSHFIEKYFYCLWWGLRSLSSYGQNIVASYAINGEILFSLLICSAGLVLFSHLIGNMQSYLQSTTARLEEWRVRRRDTEEWMRHRQLPLELQDRVRRFVQYKWIATRGVDEESILHDLPLDLRRQIQRHLCLALVRRVPFFAQMDDQLLDAICERLVSSLNTKDTYIVREGDPVNEMLFIIRGHLESSTTDGGRSGFFNSIALRSGDFCGEELLTWALMPTSSLNLPCSTRTVRSITEVEAFALRAEDLKFVASQFRRLHSKRLQQAFRYYSQQWRTWAACYVQVAWRRWWKRKMAHELTRQEELYQYYYSDQEYCGDNNHDHDHDQSCSTMDDDTTHQRQQLGATVLASKFAANTRKTANISHKGVTSNLKPDAMPKKLFKPEDPDFSADL; encoded by the exons ATGCTCAGTTCACGTCCTTACACTGCGACAGCGGCTGCAACAGTCATCTCGTCCTCCTCATCTAAGTTCCGCCACTTTGTAAGGCCACCTCTACAGCCATTATCGACACTGAGGAAAAAGATCCCTTGGTGGAACCAAATTTTGGACCCTGGTTCAGAGGTTGTGGCCAAATGGAACCATGTGTTCCTCGTGACCTGCCTAATCGCCATGTTCATCGACCCTCTCTACTTCTACTTGCCGGTCATTGGCGGACCCGTCTGCATGGAGATAGATTTGGGCCTTGGCATCCTCGTCACCTTCTTCCGCACCGTAGCCGACACCTTCTATTTCCTCCACATTGTCATGAAGTTTCGAACAGCCTTCGTCGCCCCAAGTTCTCGTGTCTTTGGCCGTGGCGAGCTCGTCACTGATCCTTGGGCCATCGCCGTTCGGTACCTCAAGTCTGACTTCTTCATTGATCTGGCAGCTTCCCTTCCTCTCCCCCAG ATTATGATATGGTTTGTAATTCCAGCAGTGAAAAATCCGACAGCGGCTCATGCTAATCACACCCTATCTCTTATTGTTCTCGTTCAATATGTTCCTCggttttttcttatatttcctCTAAACCAAAGGATCATCAAAACAACAGGTGCTATAGCCAAGACTGCTTGGGCAGGGGCAGCATACAATCTCCTCCTCTACAATCTAGCTAGTCAT GTTGTTGGAGCATGTTGGTACGTATTGTCGATTCAAAGACAGTACCAATGTTGGAAGCAAGAATGTGACAAGGAAATAAATTTCACACATTCTCCTTCGTGTCAGCCTAAATTTCTTGATTGCAAAAATATGGGCGACCCCGAGCGCAGATTTTGGCTGCAGAGAACCCAAGTTCTTTCTAGCTGTGATGCACTTAACGATGCTAACAACTTCGAGTTTGGAATGTTTGCTGATGCTTTCACCAGTGAAATTGCTTCTTCACATTTCATCGAAAAGTATTTCTATTGTCTTTGGTGGGGTTTGAGAAGTTTAAG TTCATATGGACAAAACATTGTGGCAAGTTATGCAATCAATGGTGAGATACTATTTAGCCTCCTTATTTGCTCTGCGGGTCTAGTTCTCTTCTCACATCTCATTGGTAACATGCAG TCATATTTGCAATCAACAACGGCTAGACTGGAAGAATGGAGGGTGAGAAGAAGAGATACTGAAGAGTGGATGAGACACCGTCAACTGCCTCTAGAACTACAAGATAGAGTTCGTCGTTTCGTACAATACAAGTGGATTGCCACGAGAGGAGTCGATGAAGAATCCATTTTACACGATCTTCCTTTGGATCTCAGGCGTCAAATCCAAAGACATCTCTGTCTTGCTCTTGTTCGTCGT gtTCCATTCTTTGCCCAAATGGATGACCAACTCCTAGATGCAATATGTGAGAGACTAGTGTCATCCTTGAACACAAAAGACACGTACATAGTCAGAGAGGGTGACCCTGTGAACGAGATGCTCTTCATTATCAGAGGTCACCTAGAGAGCTCCACCACTGATGGTGGACGCTCTGGTTTCTTCAACTCCATAGCACTCAGGTCGGGCGACTTTTGTGGCGAGGAGCTTTTGACTTGGGCTCTCATGCCTACTTCTAGCCTCAACCTTCCTTGCTCCACTCGAACTGTTCGGTCTATAACAGAAGTTGAGGCTTTTGCTCTCCGGGCCGAGGACCTCAAGTTTGTGGCTAGTCAGTTTAGGAGGCTGCATAGCAAGAGGCTGCAGCAGGCGTTTCGATACTACTCCCAGCAGTGGAGGACTTGGGCGGCTTGTTATGTACAAGTGGCTTGGAGAAGGTGGTGGAAGAGGAAGATGGCGCATGAGTTGACAAGACAAGAAGAGTTGTATCAGTACTATTATTCGGACCAAGAATATTGTGGTGATAATAatcatgatcatgatcatgatcAGAGCTGTTCAACGATGGATGATGATACTACCCATCAGAGGCAACAACTTGGGGCTACTGTTTTGGCTTCTAAGTTTGCTGCAAATACTAGAAAAACTGCTAATATTTCTCATAAAGGAGTGACGTCTAATCTTAAGCCTGATGCTATGCCTAAAAAGTTATTTAAGCCTGAGGATCCTGATTTTTCTGCGGATTTATGA
- the LOC115709643 gene encoding uncharacterized protein LOC115709643 isoform X2: MPGPGPHLMYAMSSGLGLTTLSNGRFTPHHTLTYTINAFFGPDIGSFSEWLSSTVGIGFGSALADAIHHPFYYVLILGLPLSFFYSWLSRFFIQKGVLHSISGVPLSKRQCLLLVSAGSLSHFFLDHLFEENGHTTMYTWILSTGWWKNRAPNNPDAIVIVGFLCTCLIGGFIYINRVKPFNAIKQQSNQSVKLILAVASLYCLWCFSQIYWVNPRRAAVGEEADLGVLVFLATFFFLPHYFCISSMHTKDLEAEQIPL, encoded by the exons ATGCCGGGCCCCGGTCCGCACCTAATGTACGCCATGAGCTCGGGACTGGGCTTGACTACCCTCTCCAATGGCCGGTTTACTCCACACCATACCTTAACGTACACCATTAACGCCTTTTTTGGTCCGGACATCGGCTCCTTCTCCGAGTGGCTCAGCTCCACCGTTGGCATCGGCTTCGGTTCGGCCCTCGCCGATGCCATACATCACCCCTTCTATTACGTCCTCATCCTTGGTcttcctctttctttcttctactCTTGGCTCTCCAGATTTTTTATCCAAAAGGGTGTCCTTCATTCAATTTCTGGG GTACCCCTTTCTAAAAGGCAATGTTTGCTTTTGGTGTCAGCTGGTTCTTTATCCCATTTTTTCTTAGATCACTTGTTTGAG GAAAATGGACACACAACTATGTATACTTGGATATTAAGCACTGGTTGGTGGAAGAACCGAGCACCTAATAACCCAGATGCTATTGTTATAGTTGGTTTTTTATGTACTTGCCTAATCGGTGGCTTCATCTACATCAATAG AGTTAAACCCTTCAACGCaataaaacaacaatcaaaccaGTCTGTGAAACTTATTCTTGCTGTAGCTAGCTTGTACTGTTTATGGTGTTTTAGCCAGATATACTGGGTAAATCCTCGCCGAGCCGCAGTTGGTGAAGAGGCTGATCTTGGAGTTCTTGTGTTCTTAGCCACATTTTTCTTTCTTCCTCACTACTTCTGTATATCGTCAATGCACACAAAAGATCTTGAAGCAGAGCAAATCCCTTTATAG